The genomic window TCGTCTTCAACAACTTCTTAGAGTCCGGCCAGCAATTAAACGACTGGACGCAGTTGCCATGGGCACGAAATTAGGAATAGGTCTCCTGGGGCTTGGAACAGTAGGCGCCGGTGTAGCAGGCATCCTCCAAGCCCCTGAAGGGCGGCATCCACTGGTGGCTGAGCTTGAACTGGTCCGTGTAGCGGTTCGAGATCTACAACGACCTCGCCCAATTGAGCTCCGCCCATCCTTAGTGACCAACAACCCACAGGCCGTTGTTGATGATCCCTCTGTTCAAGTGGTTGTTGAAGTCATGGGAGGGATCGAACCAGCCCGAACCCTGATCATGCGAGCCATTGCCGCCGGCAAAGCGGTCGTTACAGCTAACAAAGCGGTGATTGCAAGACATGGCGAAGAGATTGCCTCTGCTGCTGCAGCTGCTGGGGTCTACGTCCTGATCGAAGCTGCCGTCGGCGGTGGCATCCCGATCATCGAGCCACTTAAGCAATCACTAGGTGGCAACCGGATCGAACGCGTGAGCGGCATCATCAACGGCACCACCAACTACATCCTCAGCCGCATGGCACAGGAAGGGGTGGCCTATGACGACGTGCTCAAGACCGCCCAAGATCTTGGCTACGCAGAGGCAGATCCAGCTGCCGACGTTGAGGGGTTCGATGCGGCCGACAAGATTGCCATCCTCACTGGGCTCGCCTTCGGTGGACCTGTCGACCGTGACTCAATTCCCACCCAAGGCATCAACAACCTTCAAAGCCGCGATGTGGACTACGCCACACAGCTTGGCTACAGGGTGAAACTATTGGCTATCGCCGAACGTCTCAACTCAGACGCTCAGACCAGTCAGTCCTTGCCCTTAGCGGTAAGGGTGCAGCCAACCATGATTCCTCTCGACCACCCGCTTGCTGGCGTGAATGGCGTGAACAACGCCATCCTGGTTGAGGGCGATCCGATCGGCCGCGTGATGTTTTATGGCCCAGGAGCAGGCTCTGGACCCACCGCCTCAGCTGTGGTGGCGGACATCCTCAACATCGCTGGCATACGCCAATTAGGTGAAATCAACGGCAGCCTCGACCCCCTTCTTGCCGCAAGCAGTTGGCGTTCCTGTCACCTCGTTGATCCAAGCGCCATCCTTCAGCGCAACTATGTGCGCTTCAACGCAGAAGACACCCCAGGAGTGATCGGTCGGATCGGTAGCTGCTTCGGCGATCGTGGCATCTCGATTCAATCAATCGTTCAATTCGATGCCTCCGATGCCGGCGCCGAAATCGTTGTGATTACCCATGAAATAAGTCAAGGCCAGATGCAAGATGCCCTGACCGCAATCACCTCCATGGCTGAGGTCAAAGGACTTGCCGCCCATCTGAGCTGTCTTTAACTTCCAGCCTCCCCCTGACGAAGAGCCCCCTACTTACTTAAGAGTTATAAAACAAGTTGAGAGGCAAGTCTGCAGACGCTGACCTGTGCCCCCAAAGGTTCATGTCTACCGCTTCGATGATGTCAAGAGTCCAACTCTTTCCCAAGCCGGACTTCCTACCCATCATGGATCTCCATCAAGGCGACTGTGTTCAACTCCTCAGTGGTAATAAGGAGCAAGTCCAGGTGATCGGAATCGACGATGACCACAACCGCTGTTGGGTAAGACGTTGGCCTCTGCTTCCAAATGGATCGCCTGTGTTTGAAGTGTCGATACAACAAATCTCCTGCGCCTCCAAGTAAACAGAACGACACTCACTAGCAAGTCTTTAAATCAAGGCCATCCGATCCGCCCGCGTTGTGTCAAGCTCTGGCCGTCGTGATTCTCTGCTCTGGGCCGCTGCTCTATTTGCTTGCTCCCTAGCGCTGAGCCAGGTTGCCTGTCAGCCGCCTCGCCGTAGTGAGCGACTTGTCGTGGCCAGTGCCGGCAAGATCACCTCTCTCGATCCTGCCCAGGCCAGTACTTTTGATGCTCTGCAACTGTTGAGCGCCCTCGGAGAGCCCCTCTACCAACTTGATCACAAAGGGGAGCTAGAGCCACGACTGGCATCCGCCCCACCTCAGATAAGTGATGGCGGCTTCACCATCTCGATCCCTCTGCGCAGGGATGTGCTGTTTCACGACGGCACCCAATTCAACGCCGCCGCGATGGCCTTCAGCCTGCGGCGATTTCTGAGTATCGGCACCCTCAACTACGTGGTAGGAGGACGGATTGCCGCCGTGGAGACAGCCGGTCCCTACCTGCTACGCCTTCGACTAACACGACCCTCAACTTCTCTAGAGGGACTACTCAGCTCAATCAATCTGACGCCGGTATCACCAACGGCCTACGCCAAGCACAGAGATCAGTTCCTCAATAAGCAATTCATTGGAACCGGCCCTTACCGACTCACTAGCTTCCAGACCCAGCAACAACGCCTTGAGCCTTTTCAGCAGTACTGGAGTACCCAGGCCAGTAATGCTGGAATCGATTTCATCAATCTGAGCAACTCCACGGCCCTATTCGGTGCCCTACGAAGCGGTGAAGTGGATGTACTCCTTTCCAATTCTCTGGATGAAGACCAACGCCTTGCCCTCCATCGCCTTGCCAAGCAAGGGAAGCTCCGCGAAGGAGAGGGACCAGCACTTGAGATCGGCTACATCACTCTCCTGAGTAATGCCCCTCCACTCAATCAACCCCTCTTACGTCAGGCCCTCGCCTACAGCCTCGACCGTCAGCTGATGGTGAAGCGCGTGAGCTATGGACTAAGACGCCCGCTGCGGTCTTTAGTGCCGCCAAACTTGCAGGCTGAACCACTCACACCTTGGCCCAGCTACAACCCTCAACGAGCCAAACAGCTGCTGAAAAAGGCAGGCTATTGCGGAACTCAAACGCTGACACTACCTTTTACTTTCCGTTCCAACGTGCCAGCAGACAAGTTATTGGCGCTTACATGGCAGGCACAGGTGGAACGTGATCTCTCGGATTGCCTGACACTGAAGCTCAATAGCGTCGAATCGACCACCGTTTATCGCCAACTGGGGGAAGGCGCATTCCAGGCCGTCATCCTTGAGTGGCGAGGCGCCTATCCCGACCCGGAAGCCTATTTAGCTCCATTATTAAGCTGCAGCAAAGCCAATGGATCTGTATGCGAAGAAGGGGAAGCGGCAATTAGCGGCAGCTTCTGGACCGCAGATGGGCTGGAAACGAGCCTTCGCTACAGCGATGAACTTCGCGGACCCGATCGTCTCCACCAGCTCAGAGAGATCGAACGCTCCGCCGCCGGCGGAGCGGCCTATCTACCAATCTGGCTGGTAGCTCCACGAGCTTGGGCCCAGCGGCGGTTATCCAAACCAGAGTTTGACGGGAGCGGCCATTTAATGCTCCAGCATCTACGGGAGCTGCACTGATGGGCCGCGGGAGAGAACTACTGCGCTACAGCTCGACCCGCTTGGCCCTGGCACCGGTGATGCTCTGGCTCATTGCCAGCATGGTGTTTCTCCTCCTACGGGTGGCACCAGGAGACCCAGTCGATGCCGTGTTAGGCAATCGTGCGCCGGCTGCAGCCCGCGCTGCTCTGCGCACCAGGCTTGGACTGGATCAACCGCTTTTGCATCAATACCTGCACTTCATCAAAGACTTAATTCATGGCGATCTAGGCCAAGCTCTTCTCAACCAGGAACCAGTGAGCCAGATCATTGCCAGAGCCCTGCCAGCCAGCTTGGAACTAAGCCTGACGGCTCTATTGATTGCAGCATTGGTTGGTCTGGTCGTTGGTTTCAGTGGTATTGCCCGCCCGGAAGGCAAGCTAGATCTCGCAGGCCGCCTCTACGGCATTGGCACCTATGCCCTGCCACCGTTCTGGGCCGCGATGATCGTTCAACTGCTGTTTGCAGTCATTCTCGGTTGGCTACCAATTGGCGGACGTTTTCCCCCGAGCTTGCTACCACCAGAGGGGAGCGGCTTCCTGATCCTCGACAGTCTTAGGAGCAGCGACTGGATATCTCTTAAAGGAGCTGTGAGACACCTGGTGTTACCGGCAGGGACCCTAGGCCTTCTCCTCAGTGGGATTTTCACCCGTACCCTGCGACTCAATCTTGGCCGCACACTGCAATCCGATTACGTTGAAGCTGCCCGTAGCCGAGGGCTGAATGAGCAACAGGTGGTGCTCAACCATGCCCTCCCTAATGCCCTTCTGCCAGTACTCACCATTACGGGGATCACAGTGGCATCGCTGATTGGCGGCGCACTGTTAATTGAAGTCACCTTCTCCTGGCCAGGCATCGCCCTACGGCTCCAAGAAGCAATCAACCAACGCGACTACCCAGTGGTTCAAGGAATTGTGGTTGTCGTGGCTGCCCTGATGGTGCTGGTAAGCGTGAGCGTGGATCTGCTCGTTGCTCTGATTGATCCCCGCGTCCGCTACTGAGATTTGCGAAGTCTCTTTGCTGCGTTGCGATCCAAACGATGAAGCCGCAAATCCCCGACCTGCTGATGTGTGGCGCCCTGAAGGGCTTCGCCAGCCTCAACCTGCTCCAAAAAGATTTGAATCTCCACTGCTAACAATCGCTGCACAGCTAGCGGCTCACGCCCTACCAGCTCTTCGCCTAGTTGAAAGAGATCATCGCCACGACCCTCACCCATCTGACCTTCAACCCGCACCGGTGAAAAATGGCTAGCGCCCTCCACAAGCACGACTCGACTAGCGGGATGGGGTGAGATTGCCAAAAGCAAATCGAGCTGCTCAGTCAGCGGAGGAGTAATCAAATCAAGGGTGCCGCCAGTCAGTAACACTGGAACCGACAAAGGCACAGCCCCATGACGAGGCCACAGCAAGCTACCAAAACTGTTGAGAGCCACGATTGCCTCTAGCTGGGGGATTGACTGCAGTTTTGGCATTTGCACATCAACCAACTGACATTGCAATAAGCGCGAGAGATTGGTGAGAGGAAGATCGTCGAGAGCCTTACGACAGCGGGTATACAAACCAGGCTCCGGGGTCATATCAGCAGCCAATAGAGCCGTCAGTGCCCCAAGGGAGTGACCCATAAGCACCAACTTCTGACCAGGCAATACCAACGTGCCTTGCTCTCGTGCCTGCAGGACAGCCTGCAGATCCGCCAAGCGGTCAGGCAACACCTCTGCTCCAGGTGCAAGTCGTTGCCCCTTCAGCAGGGCATGCACCGCTTTGGCATCACTACCTGGATGCTCAAGCACCACAACCGGCCAGCCCTTACGTTGAAGGCTGAGAGCCAACCAACGAAAATGATCCTGGCTTCCACCCAAGCCTGGCATGAGCACCACCCAGCTCGACCGCAACGGAGTGCCATCAGGTGGGCGCCACAGCTCTAGCTGGAGGGGCTTGGTGCGATGAGCCACTGGCAAAGGTTTGAACTCAGGTCCTGCGGCAAAAACTTCCTTACCTGCAAGCTCTTGCAAAACTGGAACTTGTGTGGCTGGAAACCTCCCTAGCGTTAACACCAACTGCTGCTGCTGTTGCAACTGACGCCGCCAGCGACTTGCGACCTGAAGTAAAGCATCAAGATCGAGGCGTACATTTTCAGCAGGGAGATCCTCAAGCAAATCCTGAGCGGTCACCTCTGACTGACTGTTCAAGAGCAGTTCCAGAGTGTTGAACAAGACAATGCCACTACTGTCGTCATCGACCCTCACCAAATCACTAACGGCATCAAGCAGCTGACGTCCTGCCCAACTACGCAGCATCTGTCGAGCCATGCTCTGATCTGTAAGCAAAGGTGCCTGAAGCAGCTCAAAGAGATCGAAGCGGCTATCGGCATCGAGCAAATTGAGCCAGGTGATGAGTTCAGAACTACTGCTGCCCCCAGGCCGCCCCAAATCGACCAACTCCCTAATCCAAACCGGTATCACCATCCCCTCAAGCTGCACCTCCAATCGCTCCGCAGCTCTCAGCGGCGATACTCCAGCAAGTCCGAACAGCAAAGCGCCGAATAGCCCAATCACAATTCGCTGTCCAATTGGGCGTGTTAATGCCAACGCCGAATACCGCTAACGAGTCAAACCATTTTCACTCAAGCATTGAAGGGCTTAGATCGGTTCAGTGAATGGTGCTCCTGGGTGCCATCGACAGATCAAATGCCGCCATTGAGCTTCCAACTTCTTCTCAAGCCAGGCGAGAAACGACTTATCAGCAGTGTCCGCCATTTGCCAAGCGAGCCAAGTAGCCGAGAAAGAGCTAGCAAAGAACAATCTCGTCAACACCTATAACTGAATAATCAACACAGCGAATAACAACAATCAATCACCCCAAACAGCTCGCCTGAGATCTGTATCCAAAACCCATCCGGCTATATCATTGGTCAGATTAAAGAGGCTCTCTTGCTAAAGCACCATACAGACCAGCAGAAGAGACGAATCAAACAATGAAGGGCGATCCAAGTAACAAGCGAGCATTAAAGGCCTAAGAAGAGTGGTACAAGGAAATATTTGCGCACGCAAATGAAATTTATAAAATATATTATGATTGCCAGCAATTTCCACCCCTATAAAAGAAAGCGTCCAAGCAACATGAGAATGCTATTAGGCGCAACAACTGCTATGGCACTTTTGATTACATCCGCAGCCTCCGCCAATGAAACCAACCTTCAAATCAAAAACGCCAGCAAACAACTTGCGGTGAGCATTCGCGCCTTTGCAACTGGGACATCTGCCGCTAGCGAATGTCTCGTCAAAAGCGGACAACTGAGCAAGAGGATTGCAAAAGAGATATTACCCTTATCACTTCTCGAGGTTGGCATTAGCCCTGAAGTCCTTGACAATCCTCAGGTCATCAAAGCAACCTCAATCTTGAGCCCTACACTTAATTCTGACTGCACATCTACGAAGATGAGCATCGAAGCAATCAATCGTCTGATCAAGGATGAGCTATAGAAATACTTCTAACCGGAAAACAGATCAGTAAAAGAAAAATTCTACGAATCAGTCTCTCCTAAAGCATATGAAGAACTAGACCGTTCAGCCTGACCAAGGGATACAAAAAGCGTAGTCAATAGGTAAACTACTTACGCGAAGCAAGAAATGCGATTCAACTGACAAAGATAAGATAAGTAATTAAGGCCTGTAAGCCGGCTCTAGAACAGCCTATGATTACTCATGTTTGCCTAAACACCAAAGATGGCTTACCCCGAGTCTCAAGTCGTAATGGGCGGTTTGGTGCATATCCCCATTATCATTGGTGTTTTTTGGGCGCTAAACAACCTAACCACAGGCGGCAGCAAAGCCAAGAAAGCCGCAGAAGCTCAGGCCAAACAAGCGGCTGAGGAAGCTGCTGCCAAAGCCGCTGCGGAAGCGGCAGCCAAACAGGCTGCTGAGCAAGCTGCTGCCAAAGCTGCTGCGGAAGCGGCAGCCGCCAAAAAGGCTGCTGAGGCCGCAGCTTCCGCAGCTCCAGCGGCAACAG from Prochlorococcus marinus str. MIT 9313 includes these protein-coding regions:
- a CDS encoding ABC transporter permease → MGRGRELLRYSSTRLALAPVMLWLIASMVFLLLRVAPGDPVDAVLGNRAPAAARAALRTRLGLDQPLLHQYLHFIKDLIHGDLGQALLNQEPVSQIIARALPASLELSLTALLIAALVGLVVGFSGIARPEGKLDLAGRLYGIGTYALPPFWAAMIVQLLFAVILGWLPIGGRFPPSLLPPEGSGFLILDSLRSSDWISLKGAVRHLVLPAGTLGLLLSGIFTRTLRLNLGRTLQSDYVEAARSRGLNEQQVVLNHALPNALLPVLTITGITVASLIGGALLIEVTFSWPGIALRLQEAINQRDYPVVQGIVVVVAALMVLVSVSVDLLVALIDPRVRY
- a CDS encoding ABC transporter substrate-binding protein is translated as MSSSGRRDSLLWAAALFACSLALSQVACQPPRRSERLVVASAGKITSLDPAQASTFDALQLLSALGEPLYQLDHKGELEPRLASAPPQISDGGFTISIPLRRDVLFHDGTQFNAAAMAFSLRRFLSIGTLNYVVGGRIAAVETAGPYLLRLRLTRPSTSLEGLLSSINLTPVSPTAYAKHRDQFLNKQFIGTGPYRLTSFQTQQQRLEPFQQYWSTQASNAGIDFINLSNSTALFGALRSGEVDVLLSNSLDEDQRLALHRLAKQGKLREGEGPALEIGYITLLSNAPPLNQPLLRQALAYSLDRQLMVKRVSYGLRRPLRSLVPPNLQAEPLTPWPSYNPQRAKQLLKKAGYCGTQTLTLPFTFRSNVPADKLLALTWQAQVERDLSDCLTLKLNSVESTTVYRQLGEGAFQAVILEWRGAYPDPEAYLAPLLSCSKANGSVCEEGEAAISGSFWTADGLETSLRYSDELRGPDRLHQLREIERSAAGGAAYLPIWLVAPRAWAQRRLSKPEFDGSGHLMLQHLRELH
- a CDS encoding glutamyl-tRNA amidotransferase, with the translated sequence MRTQMKFIKYIMIASNFHPYKRKRPSNMRMLLGATTAMALLITSAASANETNLQIKNASKQLAVSIRAFATGTSAASECLVKSGQLSKRIAKEILPLSLLEVGISPEVLDNPQVIKATSILSPTLNSDCTSTKMSIEAINRLIKDEL
- a CDS encoding alpha/beta hydrolase, encoding MALTRPIGQRIVIGLFGALLFGLAGVSPLRAAERLEVQLEGMVIPVWIRELVDLGRPGGSSSSELITWLNLLDADSRFDLFELLQAPLLTDQSMARQMLRSWAGRQLLDAVSDLVRVDDDSSGIVLFNTLELLLNSQSEVTAQDLLEDLPAENVRLDLDALLQVASRWRRQLQQQQQLVLTLGRFPATQVPVLQELAGKEVFAAGPEFKPLPVAHRTKPLQLELWRPPDGTPLRSSWVVLMPGLGGSQDHFRWLALSLQRKGWPVVVLEHPGSDAKAVHALLKGQRLAPGAEVLPDRLADLQAVLQAREQGTLVLPGQKLVLMGHSLGALTALLAADMTPEPGLYTRCRKALDDLPLTNLSRLLQCQLVDVQMPKLQSIPQLEAIVALNSFGSLLWPRHGAVPLSVPVLLTGGTLDLITPPLTEQLDLLLAISPHPASRVVLVEGASHFSPVRVEGQMGEGRGDDLFQLGEELVGREPLAVQRLLAVEIQIFLEQVEAGEALQGATHQQVGDLRLHRLDRNAAKRLRKSQ
- a CDS encoding homoserine dehydrogenase; translated protein: MGTKLGIGLLGLGTVGAGVAGILQAPEGRHPLVAELELVRVAVRDLQRPRPIELRPSLVTNNPQAVVDDPSVQVVVEVMGGIEPARTLIMRAIAAGKAVVTANKAVIARHGEEIASAAAAAGVYVLIEAAVGGGIPIIEPLKQSLGGNRIERVSGIINGTTNYILSRMAQEGVAYDDVLKTAQDLGYAEADPAADVEGFDAADKIAILTGLAFGGPVDRDSIPTQGINNLQSRDVDYATQLGYRVKLLAIAERLNSDAQTSQSLPLAVRVQPTMIPLDHPLAGVNGVNNAILVEGDPIGRVMFYGPGAGSGPTASAVVADILNIAGIRQLGEINGSLDPLLAASSWRSCHLVDPSAILQRNYVRFNAEDTPGVIGRIGSCFGDRGISIQSIVQFDASDAGAEIVVITHEISQGQMQDALTAITSMAEVKGLAAHLSCL